In one window of Zingiber officinale cultivar Zhangliang chromosome 11A, Zo_v1.1, whole genome shotgun sequence DNA:
- the LOC122032269 gene encoding protein LURP-one-related 10-like encodes MADEGTSTGILPAAAEAAAVEAEAEAEAVVVVGQQFAAAQAMNLTITRYDVLTFMDVDLYRVADANGTMVFKVNRVLFNSRRILLNAAGNVLLTIKPDRSDGFRGFELRDPWKVYRGYSSSPNDLLFTLKRCSLFECDKYKVILAPNEAATCDFMINGNGRNARCTISIGQSNTIIAQMQCERAFLRPSKPIVTVNSNVDHVFIVSLIIILEEIRRSSRGR; translated from the exons ATGGCAGATGAAGGGACGAGCACGGGGATTTTGCCTGCGGCGGCGGAGGCCGCGGCGGtagaggcggaggcggaggctgAGGCGGTGGTGGTGGTCGGGCAGCAGTTCGCCGCCGCGCAAGCCATGAATCTCACCATCACCCGCTACGATGTGTTGACCTTCATGGACGTCGACCTTTACAGGGTGGCGGACGCCAACGGAACCATGGTCTTCAAGGTGAACCGCGTCCTCTTCAACAGCCGCCGGATCCTCCTCAACGCCGCCGGCAACGTTCTCCTCACCATCAAACCAGACCGCTCCGACGGATTTCGG GGATTCGAACTTCGCGACCCATGGAAGGTATACAGAGGATACAGCAGCAGTCCCAATGATCTGCTGTTCACCTTAAAAAGGTGCAGCCTGTTTGAGTGCGACAAGTACAAAGTGATCTTAGCCCCCAACGAAGCTGCCACGTGTGATTTTATGATAAATGGAAATGGAAGGAACGCCAGATGCACCATTTCTATTGGCCAATCTAATACCATCATCGCCCAA ATGCAATGCGAAAGGGCATTTTTGCGACCGAGCAAACCGATTGTGACCGTGAATTCTAACGTTGACCACGTCTTCATTGTCTCGCTAATAATCATCCTTGAAGAGATTCGTCGTAGTTCTAGAGGCAGATGA